From the genome of Triticum aestivum cultivar Chinese Spring chromosome 3B, IWGSC CS RefSeq v2.1, whole genome shotgun sequence, one region includes:
- the LOC123065655 gene encoding uncharacterized protein, which yields MPPWERFRELCLLRFGPPMRGSRLAELCRLPFTFTMQDFADRFQALACHAPGVTARQRAVLFVGGLPDHIHVDVELRGPQDLQTAMYYARAFERRTQALQQAAPSRWGPPAS from the coding sequence atgcccccatgggagcgatttcgcgagctctgcctccttcgcttCGGGCCGCCAATGCGCGGGAGCCGGCTGGCGGAGCTATGCCGCCTCCCCTTCACCTTCACGAtgcaggacttcgccgaccgtttccaggccctggcgtgccacgcgccCGGCGTGACGGCTCGTCAGCGGGCCGTCCTCTTCGTCGGCGGTCTACCGGATCATATCCAtgtggacgtggagcttcggggaccccaggacCTCCAGACGGCGATGTACTACGCCCGCGCCTTCGAGCGTCGCACGCAGGCCTTGCAGCAGGCGGCACCGTCTCGGTGGGGGCCGCCAGCCAGCTAG
- the LOC123070743 gene encoding RGG repeats nuclear RNA binding protein A — protein MQERKKSQEASKPEERRAAAVDFEGLQLLEKKKIEDDAKLKAENVRKAKEAAAKEAKPRKAISIQEYLKPEDGSEYVPPTPPRRPQNGGYRGGRGNGAYNGCSSRDSSSECRVYKAGRGHNSFVFHNAEAKANANDSGAPRRVEGYNGEHRQGGYHLPARWVQ, from the exons ATGCAAGAAAGGAAGAAGTCCCAGGAGGCCTCTAAACCTGAGGAGAGGAGGGCTGCTGCTGTAGATTTTGAGGGTCTCCAGCTCTTAgagaagaagaagattgaggatgaTGCTAAATTGAAGGCGGAAAATGTTCGCAAGGCAAAGGAGGCTGCTGCAAAGGAAGCCAAGCCTCGCAAG GCTATCAGCATCCAGGAGTACCTGAAGCCAGAGGATGGTTCAGAGTACGTGCCTCCTACCCCACCGAGGCGCCCTCAAAATGGCGGCTACAGGGGAGGCCGTGGCAACGGTGCTTACAATGGCTGCAGCAGCCGTGACAGCAGCTCTGAGTGCCGGGTCTACAAAGCTGGCCGCGGCCATAACTCCTTCGTGTTCCACAACGCCGAGGCCAAGGCCAACGCTAACGACAGTGGCGCCCCAAGGAGGGTTGAGGGTTACAATGGCGAGCACCGGCAAGGCGGCTACCACTTACCAGCAAGGTGGGTACAATAG